One genomic segment of Bradyrhizobium prioriisuperbiae includes these proteins:
- a CDS encoding SDR family oxidoreductase, whose amino-acid sequence MDLGIRGRKALLSGASRGMGKACAMALAQDGVDLTIVARTRDVLEKTCAEIHDATGVSVTPVVGDITTAQGRADALTACPAPDILLNNADGPMPGDFRAWTRDDWIAAFDAMMLSPIEMMRLTVDGMMERGFGRIINIVSRSVKISQAELGLSNGARSGLVGFVAGLSRQTVAHNVTINNLLPGIFDSDAQVRHIEGMLEPGGKSFDQIWRERAAANPARRYGRPAELGAYCAFLCSEHAGFVTGQNILIDGGSYPGTF is encoded by the coding sequence ATGGATCTCGGAATCCGCGGCCGCAAGGCTCTCTTGAGCGGCGCCAGCCGCGGAATGGGCAAGGCGTGCGCCATGGCGCTCGCCCAGGATGGAGTGGACCTGACCATCGTGGCCCGCACCCGCGATGTTCTGGAAAAGACCTGCGCGGAGATTCACGACGCGACCGGCGTTTCGGTGACGCCAGTGGTGGGCGACATCACCACGGCTCAGGGACGCGCGGACGCGCTGACTGCCTGTCCCGCGCCGGACATTTTGCTCAACAATGCCGACGGCCCGATGCCCGGCGATTTTCGCGCCTGGACGCGGGACGACTGGATCGCTGCGTTCGACGCTATGATGCTGTCGCCGATCGAGATGATGCGCCTGACCGTCGACGGCATGATGGAGCGTGGCTTCGGCCGCATCATCAACATCGTGTCGCGCAGCGTCAAGATTTCACAGGCCGAGCTCGGCCTGTCGAATGGCGCGCGCTCCGGCCTGGTCGGTTTTGTCGCGGGACTGTCGCGCCAGACGGTCGCGCATAACGTCACCATCAACAACCTGCTGCCCGGCATCTTCGACAGCGATGCGCAGGTCCGCCACATCGAAGGCATGCTGGAGCCCGGCGGCAAATCGTTCGATCAGATCTGGCGCGAGCGCGCCGCCGCCAATCCGGCCAGGCGTTATGGCCGGCCGGCCGAGCTCGGCGCTTACTGCGCATTCCTGTGTTCTGAACACGCCGGCTTCGTGACCGGCCAAAACATATTGATCGACGGGGGAAGCTATCCAGGGACCTTCTAA
- a CDS encoding Lrp/AsnC family transcriptional regulator → MDAIDRRILDILQADAMVPVATIADKVGLSVAPCWRRIRRLEDDGVIDRRVALLNRRKVNLPMTVFVSVKAPRHEAAWLQAFRRVIADIPEIVEAWRLTGETDYLLRIVVPDIETYDAVYQRMIKRLEFSDVNSSIAMEELKFTTAVPTSYIKAKS, encoded by the coding sequence ATGGATGCGATCGACCGCCGAATCCTCGATATCCTGCAGGCCGATGCGATGGTGCCGGTCGCCACCATTGCCGACAAGGTGGGGTTGAGTGTCGCGCCCTGCTGGCGACGGATCCGGCGGCTCGAGGACGATGGTGTCATCGACCGGCGCGTGGCGCTGTTGAACCGGCGCAAGGTCAATCTGCCGATGACGGTGTTCGTATCGGTCAAGGCGCCACGTCACGAGGCCGCATGGCTGCAGGCGTTTCGCCGGGTGATTGCCGATATTCCCGAGATCGTCGAAGCTTGGCGGCTCACCGGCGAGACCGACTATCTGCTGCGCATCGTGGTGCCCGACATTGAAACCTACGACGCGGTCTATCAGCGCATGATCAAGCGGCTGGAGTTCTCCGACGTCAACTCGTCCATCGCGATGGAAGAGCTCAAGTTCACGACAGCGGTTCCGACCAGTTATATCAAGGCGAAATCATAA
- a CDS encoding molybdopterin-dependent oxidoreductase — translation MSIARTPSLAHWGAFNALVENGRVIGCEPFARDARPSPMLTAMPEMVHSPLRIARPAIRDGWREGRPRSGTDRFREVDWDEALDLVAAELTRVRGSHGDSAIFGGSYGWSSAGRLHHARTLVRRFLFLGGGCVDQIGNYSWGAAQFLLPHVIGTYQPVTGRVTDWNSVVKHTRLVIAFGGLRLENSQVTSGGTGSHVLETWLDRAKAAGIEFVVISPNRADAPVSLDAQWLAIRPNTDTALMLALAHTLLVEQRHDAAFLARYCTGFETLQRYLLGEDDSTPKDADWAAAICGIDADSILSLARRAAETRSLITCTWSLQRAHHGEQPYWAAIALSAMLGGIGLPGGGFAFGHGSLSGVGVPRADLPGPEIATPPNPAGSAIPVARIADMLLDPNGSYEFNGRRGVYPDIRLIYWAGGNPFHHHQDLNRLRKAWQKPETIIVHDSWWTPTVRHADIVLPATTSLERNDVGGSSRDPFVFAMHRAIAPVGDAKDDFEIFRDLATRLGYEDTFTEGRDEMAWCRHIYERVRTGSARKNVALPDFETFWADGFVELPLPDEDFVLFDDFRRDPQLHPLKTPSGKIEIASKAIAGFGYADCPAHPAWLPPAEWLGSSTAERWPLHLITHQPAGRLHSQLDPASVSRGHKLHGRERIRLHPNDADPRGIRTGDIVRVFNDRGACLAAAELDTAVLPRVAIMATGAWFDPAHADGEPERHGNPNVLTLDIGTSRLTQGPSALSALIEIERWDAPLPPVEAWTPPRLATRGQ, via the coding sequence ATGTCCATTGCCCGAACCCCTTCCCTTGCCCACTGGGGCGCGTTCAACGCGCTGGTGGAGAACGGCCGGGTGATCGGATGCGAGCCCTTCGCCCGTGATGCGCGGCCATCGCCGATGCTGACCGCCATGCCGGAAATGGTGCACTCGCCTTTGCGGATTGCCCGGCCGGCGATCCGCGACGGCTGGCGCGAGGGGCGGCCGCGCAGCGGCACCGACCGCTTTCGGGAAGTGGATTGGGACGAGGCGCTCGATCTCGTCGCCGCGGAGTTGACGCGGGTGCGCGGCAGCCATGGCGACAGCGCGATTTTTGGCGGCTCCTACGGCTGGTCGTCGGCGGGACGCCTGCATCATGCGCGCACCCTGGTGCGCCGCTTCCTGTTTCTCGGCGGCGGCTGCGTCGACCAGATCGGAAACTACAGCTGGGGCGCGGCGCAGTTTCTGCTGCCCCATGTGATCGGCACCTATCAACCGGTCACGGGACGCGTGACGGACTGGAACTCGGTGGTCAAGCACACCCGCCTGGTGATTGCGTTCGGCGGACTGCGTCTCGAGAACAGCCAGGTGACCTCCGGCGGCACCGGCTCGCACGTGCTGGAAACATGGCTCGACCGGGCCAAAGCCGCCGGCATCGAATTCGTCGTGATCAGCCCCAACCGTGCGGATGCGCCGGTATCGCTCGATGCCCAATGGCTCGCGATCCGCCCGAACACCGACACCGCGCTGATGCTGGCGCTGGCGCACACGCTGCTGGTCGAACAGCGGCACGACGCCGCATTCCTGGCGCGCTATTGCACCGGCTTCGAAACGCTGCAGCGCTATCTGCTGGGCGAGGATGACTCCACGCCCAAGGACGCGGACTGGGCCGCCGCAATCTGCGGCATCGATGCGGACAGCATTCTTAGTCTCGCGCGGCGCGCGGCGGAGACCCGCAGCCTGATCACCTGCACATGGTCGCTGCAACGCGCCCATCATGGCGAACAACCCTACTGGGCGGCGATCGCGCTCTCCGCGATGCTCGGCGGCATCGGCCTGCCGGGCGGCGGCTTCGCCTTCGGCCACGGCTCGCTCAGCGGCGTCGGCGTGCCGCGCGCGGACCTGCCGGGCCCGGAAATCGCGACGCCGCCGAATCCAGCCGGCAGCGCCATTCCGGTCGCGCGTATCGCCGACATGCTGCTCGACCCCAACGGCTCCTATGAATTCAACGGCCGCCGCGGCGTCTATCCCGACATCCGTCTGATCTATTGGGCCGGTGGCAATCCCTTCCATCATCACCAGGACCTCAACCGCCTGCGCAAGGCGTGGCAAAAGCCCGAAACCATCATCGTGCACGACAGCTGGTGGACGCCGACCGTGCGTCATGCCGACATCGTGCTGCCGGCGACCACGTCGCTGGAGCGCAACGATGTCGGCGGCTCCTCGCGCGATCCCTTCGTGTTCGCGATGCACCGCGCCATCGCACCGGTGGGAGATGCCAAGGATGACTTCGAAATCTTCCGCGATCTCGCGACCCGCCTCGGTTATGAGGATACCTTCACCGAAGGCCGCGACGAGATGGCCTGGTGCCGCCACATCTATGAGCGCGTGCGGACAGGCTCCGCGCGGAAGAATGTCGCGCTGCCGGACTTCGAGACATTCTGGGCCGACGGCTTTGTCGAGCTGCCGTTACCCGACGAAGACTTCGTGCTGTTCGACGATTTCCGCCGGGATCCGCAGCTTCATCCGCTGAAGACACCGTCCGGCAAGATCGAGATCGCGTCAAAGGCCATCGCCGGCTTCGGCTATGCGGACTGCCCGGCGCATCCGGCCTGGCTGCCGCCGGCGGAATGGCTCGGCAGCAGCACGGCCGAGCGCTGGCCGCTGCACCTGATCACCCATCAACCCGCCGGCCGGCTGCATAGCCAGCTGGACCCGGCGTCCGTCTCGCGCGGTCACAAGCTGCACGGACGCGAACGGATCCGCCTGCATCCGAACGACGCGGATCCCCGCGGCATCAGGACCGGCGACATCGTCCGGGTGTTCAATGACCGCGGCGCGTGCCTCGCAGCCGCCGAGCTCGACACCGCCGTGCTGCCGCGGGTCGCCATCATGGCCACCGGTGCGTGGTTCGATCCTGCACACGCTGACGGAGAACCCGAGCGGCACGGCAATCCCAACGTTCTCACACTCGATATCGGGACATCCCGGCTGACCCAGGGCCCGAGCGCGCTCAGCGCGCTGATCGAGATCGAACGCTGGGACGCTCCGCTGCCGCCGGTGGAGGCCTGGACCCCGCCACGGCTCGCCACCCGCGGGCAATGA
- a CDS encoding xanthine dehydrogenase family protein molybdopterin-binding subunit, whose amino-acid sequence MNSIFPVPTPAKVEIISRRSVLKGLGLIGSFVLAAPVMTRGAFAAYTTGADKMPHGTVVDPRIFVAIAPDGIVTILAHRAEMGTGVRTSLPLMVAEEMEADWSRVRVQQAPGNEAKYGNQDTDGSRSTRHYLIPMRQIGASARAMLEAAAAKRWGVPVAEVRATNHEVVHASSGRKLGFGDLAADAAAQPVPAIADLKLKSPKDFRYLGKGQVSIVDLHDITTGKAHYGIDTRLPGMKYAVIARPPVTGGKLKSFDAAEALKVPGVEKVMEVQGWPWPSKFQPLGGVAVIARNTGAAIKGRDALKIEWDDGPNASYDSVAYRAMLEEAARKPGKVVRNDGDVEAALKSADKVIVGEYYLPHLAHASMEPPVAVANVTDGKAEIWAPVQSAGGTREDVAKTLGIPEDNVTVNVTLLGGGFGRKSKCDFAIEAALLSKTLGAPVKVQWTREDDIRHDFLHTVSAERIEAGLDKSGKVIAWRHRSAAPTIASTFAAGAKNEAPFELGMGLVDMPFEIANIRCENPDVAAYTRIGWFRSVSNIPHGFAVQSMVGELAHATGRDQKDMLLELIGKPRIVKLNDSVKDLWNYGEPLDSYPIDAGRLRRVVEMVAEKGGWGRSVPKGHGLGIAVHRSFVSYIATIVEVAIGDKGEISVPRVDTAIDCGTFINPERIQSQIEGAAIMGLSLAKHGAITFKNGRVEQGNFDDFPVVRMDEAPLITHVHIVPADEDTPPSGVGEPGVPPFAPALVNAIFAATGKRIRTLPIGKQLET is encoded by the coding sequence ATGAACAGCATCTTTCCCGTCCCGACTCCCGCCAAGGTCGAAATCATATCCCGCCGCAGTGTGCTGAAAGGCCTCGGCCTGATCGGCAGCTTCGTGCTGGCGGCCCCCGTGATGACGCGCGGCGCGTTCGCAGCCTACACCACCGGTGCCGACAAGATGCCGCATGGCACCGTGGTCGATCCGCGCATCTTCGTGGCCATCGCGCCCGACGGCATCGTCACCATCCTGGCGCATCGCGCCGAGATGGGCACCGGCGTGCGCACCAGCCTGCCGCTGATGGTCGCGGAGGAAATGGAAGCCGACTGGTCGCGCGTGCGCGTGCAGCAGGCGCCGGGCAATGAGGCCAAATACGGCAATCAGGATACCGACGGCTCGCGCAGCACCCGGCATTATCTGATTCCGATGCGCCAGATCGGCGCGTCGGCCCGCGCCATGCTGGAGGCCGCCGCCGCCAAGCGCTGGGGTGTGCCTGTCGCCGAGGTCAGGGCCACCAACCACGAAGTGGTCCATGCCAGCAGCGGCCGCAAGCTCGGTTTCGGCGATCTCGCCGCTGATGCCGCCGCGCAGCCGGTGCCGGCCATCGCGGATCTCAAGCTCAAGAGCCCGAAGGATTTCCGTTATCTCGGCAAGGGCCAGGTCAGTATTGTCGATCTGCACGATATCACCACCGGCAAGGCGCATTACGGCATCGACACCCGCCTGCCCGGCATGAAGTACGCCGTGATCGCGCGGCCTCCGGTCACCGGCGGCAAGTTGAAGTCGTTCGATGCGGCGGAGGCGCTGAAGGTTCCCGGCGTCGAAAAGGTGATGGAGGTGCAGGGCTGGCCCTGGCCTTCCAAGTTTCAGCCACTCGGCGGCGTCGCCGTAATCGCGCGCAACACCGGCGCGGCGATCAAGGGGCGCGACGCCCTGAAGATCGAATGGGACGACGGCCCCAACGCGAGTTACGATTCGGTGGCCTATCGCGCCATGCTCGAAGAGGCTGCGCGAAAACCCGGCAAGGTGGTGCGCAATGACGGCGACGTCGAGGCCGCGCTGAAGAGCGCCGACAAGGTGATTGTCGGCGAGTATTATTTGCCGCATCTCGCCCATGCCAGCATGGAGCCGCCGGTGGCGGTGGCCAATGTGACCGACGGCAAGGCCGAGATCTGGGCGCCGGTGCAAAGCGCCGGCGGCACCCGCGAGGATGTGGCGAAAACGCTCGGCATTCCCGAGGACAACGTGACGGTCAATGTCACGCTGCTCGGCGGTGGTTTCGGCCGCAAGTCAAAGTGCGACTTCGCGATCGAGGCAGCGCTGTTGTCAAAGACCCTGGGCGCACCGGTGAAGGTGCAGTGGACGCGGGAAGACGACATTCGTCATGACTTCCTGCACACGGTGTCGGCGGAACGCATCGAGGCCGGCCTCGACAAGAGCGGCAAGGTGATTGCCTGGCGGCATCGCAGCGCGGCGCCGACCATCGCCTCCACCTTTGCCGCCGGCGCCAAGAACGAAGCACCGTTCGAGCTCGGCATGGGCCTTGTCGACATGCCGTTCGAGATCGCCAACATCCGCTGCGAGAATCCGGACGTCGCCGCCTATACACGGATCGGCTGGTTCCGCTCGGTGTCGAACATCCCGCACGGCTTTGCGGTGCAATCGATGGTCGGCGAACTGGCGCATGCGACGGGACGCGACCAGAAGGACATGCTGCTGGAGCTGATCGGCAAGCCGCGGATCGTCAAGCTCAACGATTCGGTGAAGGACCTCTGGAACTACGGCGAGCCGCTGGACAGCTATCCGATCGATGCCGGCCGGCTGCGCCGCGTGGTGGAGATGGTGGCCGAGAAGGGCGGCTGGGGCCGCAGCGTGCCGAAGGGCCATGGGCTGGGCATCGCCGTGCACCGCAGCTTCGTCAGCTACATCGCGACCATCGTCGAGGTGGCGATCGGCGACAAGGGCGAGATATCTGTGCCGCGCGTCGACACCGCGATCGACTGCGGCACGTTCATCAATCCGGAACGGATCCAGTCGCAGATCGAAGGCGCCGCGATCATGGGCCTGAGTCTTGCCAAGCACGGTGCGATTACGTTCAAGAACGGCCGGGTCGAACAAGGCAACTTCGACGACTTCCCCGTGGTGCGGATGGACGAGGCACCGCTGATCACCCACGTCCATATCGTGCCAGCGGATGAAGACACCCCGCCAAGCGGCGTCGGCGAACCCGGCGTGCCGCCGTTCGCGCCGGCGCTGGTCAACGCGATCTTCGCCGCGACCGGAAAGCGGATTCGGACGCTGCCGATCGGCAAGCAGCTGGAGACGTGA
- a CDS encoding D-amino acid dehydrogenase gives MKVLVLGAGVIGTACAYYLSRDGHEVTVVDRQSGPALETSFGNAGGVCPGFAGPWAAPGMPLKVVRWLFAQHAPLMLRPRLDLRQWQWLAAFVANCTAERFAANKARMQRIAHYSKACLVQLRADTGIAYDHGTGGVLQVFQTEDELAAAVRATKVLQSFNVTHRLLDAAEARTIEPALAQSSVTLSGGLHLPDDETGDCHLFTTRLAELLRERGVTFQTNTTIRAILREGDGITGIATDRGVLQADRYVVALASEAPMLLRPLGIDVPVYPVKGYSITIDVADSDRAPRSSVMDEHSKVMVTRLGNRVRAAGVAEISGYDRTADRNKAASVLHAARTLFPDAGDYAQAACWAGLRPMTPDGPPYLGTTPFRNLLLNIGQGSNGWTQACGSGRIVADIVDGRAPDIDLGGLTLAQR, from the coding sequence ATGAAAGTCCTCGTTCTCGGCGCCGGCGTGATCGGCACGGCCTGCGCCTATTATCTGTCCAGAGACGGCCACGAGGTGACGGTGGTCGACCGGCAATCCGGCCCGGCCCTGGAGACCAGTTTCGGCAATGCCGGCGGCGTGTGTCCGGGCTTCGCCGGCCCGTGGGCCGCGCCGGGCATGCCGCTCAAGGTGGTGCGCTGGCTGTTCGCACAACATGCGCCGCTGATGCTGCGCCCGCGGCTCGACCTGCGGCAGTGGCAATGGCTGGCCGCTTTCGTCGCCAACTGCACTGCCGAGCGTTTCGCCGCCAACAAGGCGCGCATGCAGCGCATCGCGCATTACAGCAAGGCTTGCCTGGTACAGTTGCGCGCGGACACCGGGATCGCGTACGATCACGGCACCGGCGGCGTGCTGCAGGTGTTCCAGACCGAGGACGAACTCGCCGCAGCCGTGCGAGCCACCAAGGTGCTGCAGTCCTTCAATGTGACGCATCGGCTGCTCGATGCGGCGGAAGCCCGGACCATCGAGCCGGCGCTGGCACAATCGTCGGTGACACTGAGCGGCGGTCTTCATCTGCCCGACGACGAGACCGGCGACTGCCATCTCTTCACCACGCGGCTGGCGGAGTTGCTGCGCGAGCGCGGCGTCACCTTCCAGACGAACACCACCATCCGCGCCATCTTGCGCGAGGGCGACGGCATCACCGGCATCGCCACCGATCGGGGCGTGCTGCAGGCGGATCGTTATGTGGTGGCGCTGGCCAGTGAAGCACCGATGCTGCTGCGTCCGCTCGGCATCGATGTCCCGGTCTATCCGGTCAAAGGTTATTCCATCACCATCGATGTCGCCGACAGCGATCGCGCGCCGCGCTCCTCGGTGATGGACGAACACAGCAAGGTGATGGTGACGCGCCTCGGCAACCGCGTGCGCGCCGCCGGCGTCGCCGAAATCTCCGGCTATGATCGCACCGCCGATCGCAACAAGGCCGCCAGCGTGCTGCACGCCGCCCGCACACTGTTTCCCGATGCCGGCGACTATGCGCAGGCCGCCTGCTGGGCCGGACTTCGCCCGATGACCCCGGACGGTCCGCCCTATCTCGGCACCACGCCGTTCCGCAACCTGTTGCTGAATATCGGCCAGGGATCGAACGGCTGGACCCAGGCGTGCGGCAGCGGCCGGATCGTCGCCGATATCGTCGACGGACGAGCGCCGGATATCGATCTCGGCGGCCTGACACTGGCGCAGCGATAA
- a CDS encoding aspartate/glutamate racemase family protein translates to MRTIGLLGGMSWESTAVYYRRINELTRDRLGGLHSAEVLMRSVNFDTIVALQQADAWDKAGAVLAGFARDLEAAGAACIVICTNTMHKLADTVQSAISVPLLHITDVTGQAVKAAGVKRPLLLATRYTMEQDFYLSQLRTKHGIAAMVPDAEDRTIVHDIIFGELCRGIVRDESRQRYLDVIAKARAAGADGVILGCTEIGLLIGPNDLNLPTFDSTLLHADSAVAFALAQDDAPQRNAA, encoded by the coding sequence ATGCGGACGATCGGGCTATTGGGCGGGATGAGCTGGGAGAGCACCGCGGTGTACTACCGGCGGATCAACGAACTGACGCGCGATCGCCTCGGCGGCCTGCATTCCGCCGAGGTGCTGATGCGCTCGGTCAACTTCGACACCATCGTGGCGCTGCAGCAGGCGGATGCCTGGGACAAGGCCGGCGCAGTGCTCGCGGGTTTCGCGCGCGACCTGGAAGCCGCCGGCGCGGCTTGCATCGTGATCTGCACCAACACCATGCACAAGCTGGCCGACACCGTGCAAAGCGCCATCAGCGTGCCGCTGCTGCACATTACCGACGTCACCGGGCAGGCGGTCAAGGCCGCGGGTGTGAAGCGGCCGCTGCTGCTCGCCACCCGCTACACCATGGAGCAGGACTTCTATCTGTCGCAATTGCGGACCAAGCACGGCATCGCCGCCATGGTGCCGGATGCGGAGGACCGCACCATCGTTCACGATATCATCTTCGGCGAACTCTGCCGCGGGATCGTGCGCGACGAGTCGCGGCAGCGCTATCTGGACGTCATCGCCAAGGCGCGGGCGGCGGGCGCCGACGGCGTGATCCTCGGCTGCACCGAGATCGGGCTTTTGATCGGACCGAATGATCTGAACCTGCCGACCTTCGATTCCACGCTGCTGCATGCGGATTCCGCCGTCGCCTTCGCGCTGGCGCAGGATGACGCACCCCAGCGCAATGCCGCATAA
- a CDS encoding tripartite tricarboxylate transporter substrate binding protein produces MRHLKFSAALGAALLGLASISAMADTYPSRGITMVVPYPAGGSVDGVARIIAQKLNESLGQSVIVENRAGGAGGIVGANYVAKAAPDGYTLMLTASIHVVTPFLRKTIPYDVVTDFTPISLVASGPLVVSTTPDVPAKTLKEFFDLVRKDPNKYTFATSSFGSAGHLALELLKREAGVETLVVAYKGASPALTDLMSGQVQLIADPMLSSLPLAKGGSIKALAITSTKRVAIAPEIQTIAESGMKGFDFASWYGLWAPKGLPADLVTKIQGEVAKIVERPDVKERFAVMGFEPIGSTPDYFAKYIKDEMAKYEQIIKDANIKAE; encoded by the coding sequence GTGAGACATCTTAAATTCTCTGCCGCACTGGGCGCGGCCCTGCTCGGGCTGGCCTCGATCTCCGCGATGGCCGACACTTATCCAAGCCGCGGCATCACCATGGTCGTGCCGTATCCGGCCGGTGGCTCTGTCGATGGCGTCGCGCGCATCATCGCGCAGAAGCTGAACGAATCGCTGGGCCAAAGCGTCATTGTCGAAAACCGCGCCGGTGGCGCCGGTGGCATCGTCGGCGCCAACTATGTCGCCAAGGCCGCGCCCGACGGCTACACCCTGATGCTGACTGCATCGATCCATGTGGTGACGCCGTTCCTGCGCAAGACCATTCCCTACGACGTGGTCACGGATTTCACGCCGATCTCGCTGGTGGCGTCCGGGCCGCTGGTGGTCAGCACGACACCGGACGTGCCGGCGAAGACGCTGAAAGAATTCTTCGACCTCGTCCGCAAGGATCCGAACAAATACACTTTCGCGACCTCGAGCTTCGGGTCGGCCGGCCACCTCGCGCTCGAATTGCTCAAGCGCGAGGCCGGCGTCGAGACGCTGGTGGTCGCCTACAAGGGCGCGAGCCCGGCTTTGACCGACCTGATGAGCGGCCAGGTGCAGCTGATCGCCGACCCGATGCTGTCCTCGCTGCCGCTGGCGAAGGGCGGGAGCATCAAGGCGCTGGCCATCACCAGCACCAAGCGCGTGGCGATCGCGCCCGAAATTCAGACCATCGCCGAGTCGGGCATGAAGGGTTTCGACTTCGCCTCGTGGTACGGCTTGTGGGCCCCGAAAGGCTTGCCTGCTGATCTCGTGACAAAGATCCAGGGTGAAGTTGCCAAGATCGTCGAACGGCCGGACGTCAAGGAGCGTTTCGCGGTGATGGGTTTTGAGCCGATCGGCTCCACGCCGGACTATTTCGCCAAATACATCAAGGACGAAATGGCGAAATACGAACAGATCATCAAGGACGCCAATATCAAAGCCGAATGA
- a CDS encoding PaaI family thioesterase, with product MDLLQQLRERPLPFATLLGIELVSAEPEKIVAHMVVRPELCTRPDVVHGGAVMAFADTLGAIGTVANLKEGAGTTTIESKTNFIGAGPLGNRLVGETTPVHRGRRTQVWQTRITTAEGKLVAVVTQTQLVL from the coding sequence ATGGATCTGCTGCAGCAACTCAGGGAACGGCCGCTTCCTTTCGCAACCTTGCTGGGCATCGAGCTGGTCAGCGCCGAGCCCGAAAAAATCGTCGCCCATATGGTGGTGCGTCCCGAACTCTGCACCCGGCCCGACGTGGTGCATGGCGGCGCGGTGATGGCCTTTGCCGATACGCTGGGCGCGATCGGCACCGTCGCCAACCTGAAAGAAGGTGCCGGCACCACCACCATCGAGAGCAAGACCAATTTCATCGGCGCCGGCCCGCTCGGCAATCGTCTGGTCGGCGAAACCACCCCGGTCCACCGCGGCCGCCGCACGCAGGTGTGGCAGACGCGGATCACGACGGCTGAGGGGAAACTGGTCGCGGTGGTGACGCAGACGCAACTGGTGTTGTGA
- a CDS encoding (2Fe-2S)-binding protein, with translation MITLKINGETKTWDGDPSLSLLWYLRDELGLTGTKFGCGEALCGSCTVMVGDDAVRACITAVSDVSGDVTTIEGLHPTGDHAVQKAWRQVNVPQCGYCQSGQIMQAAALLKQNARPSHDQIREAMAGNICRCGCYQRIENAVHLASTGV, from the coding sequence ATGATCACGCTCAAGATAAACGGTGAAACCAAAACCTGGGACGGCGATCCGTCGCTGTCGTTGCTCTGGTACTTGCGCGATGAACTCGGATTGACCGGCACCAAGTTCGGTTGCGGCGAAGCCTTGTGTGGCTCTTGCACCGTGATGGTCGGCGACGACGCAGTGCGCGCCTGCATCACCGCGGTGTCCGATGTCTCGGGCGACGTGACCACCATCGAGGGCCTGCATCCGACCGGCGACCATGCCGTGCAGAAGGCGTGGCGTCAGGTCAATGTGCCGCAATGCGGCTATTGCCAGTCCGGCCAGATCATGCAGGCGGCGGCTTTGCTCAAGCAGAATGCAAGACCCTCGCACGACCAGATCCGCGAAGCCATGGCGGGCAACATCTGCCGCTGCGGCTGTTATCAGCGCATCGAGAATGCCGTGCATCTCGCATCGACGGGGGTGTGA
- a CDS encoding 4-hydroxy-tetrahydrodipicolinate synthase gives MSNKKLTGSFVALITPFNKDGSVDFAAFRSLLKFHEDNGTSAILIMGSTGESSMLSPEEKKQIIVETAKMKTGRMPIFFGCTGNNTDTTIANVKFAKDNGADGAILAAPAYICAPEDDIERFFLDVADATDLPLGIYNNPPRVKSDLHWDHLLRIFKHPNYVVHKESTGRVGQVAQVLAGKPTVAVMCCDSPNLGLVVPTMSLGGHGTANMTGNIAPGEMATISKPWTSYSEAEGFKNAYLGLLPLLHYTYSAINPVAVKSLMKALGMPAGDLRKPLTNLEGEALAKGIRIVQELGLDKRYGYNIKPLSAVAA, from the coding sequence ATGTCGAACAAAAAGCTGACCGGTTCCTTCGTCGCCCTGATCACCCCCTTCAACAAGGACGGCTCGGTGGACTTCGCGGCATTCCGCTCCCTGCTCAAGTTTCACGAGGACAACGGCACCAGCGCGATCCTGATCATGGGCTCGACCGGCGAAAGCTCGATGCTGTCGCCTGAGGAAAAGAAGCAGATCATCGTCGAGACCGCGAAGATGAAGACCGGCCGCATGCCGATCTTCTTCGGCTGCACCGGCAACAACACCGACACCACCATCGCCAACGTGAAGTTCGCCAAGGACAACGGCGCCGACGGCGCGATCTTGGCCGCGCCCGCCTACATCTGCGCCCCCGAAGACGATATCGAGCGCTTCTTCCTCGACGTGGCCGACGCCACCGACCTGCCGCTCGGCATCTACAACAACCCGCCGCGGGTGAAGAGCGACCTGCACTGGGATCACCTGCTGCGCATCTTCAAGCACCCGAACTATGTGGTGCACAAGGAATCCACCGGCCGTGTCGGCCAGGTGGCGCAGGTGCTGGCCGGCAAGCCCACCGTCGCCGTGATGTGCTGCGACAGCCCCAATCTCGGCCTGGTGGTGCCGACCATGAGCCTCGGCGGCCACGGCACCGCCAACATGACCGGCAATATCGCGCCCGGCGAAATGGCCACCATCTCCAAGCCATGGACCAGCTACAGCGAAGCCGAAGGCTTCAAGAATGCCTATCTCGGCCTGCTGCCGCTGCTGCACTACACTTACTCCGCGATCAATCCGGTGGCGGTGAAGTCGCTGATGAAGGCGCTGGGCATGCCGGCGGGCGACCTGCGCAAGCCGCTGACCAACCTCGAGGGCGAGGCGCTGGCCAAGGGCATCCGCATCGTCCAGGAGCTCGGCCTCGACAAGCGCTACGGCTACAACATCAAGCCGCTGTCGGCCGTCGCCGCCTAA